A region from the Fusarium graminearum PH-1 chromosome 4, whole genome shotgun sequence genome encodes:
- a CDS encoding cell division control protein 12 has product MASAAAENASPIGIANLPNQRHKIVAKRGAGFTIMVAGESGLGKTTFINTLFSTTIKNYADHKRRHQKQVDKTVEIEITKAELEEKFFKVRLTVIDTPGFGDYVNNRDSWMPIIEFLDDQHESYMLQEQQPRRQDKIDLRVHACLYFIRPTGHTLKPLDIEVMKRLCSRVNLIPVIAKADTLSPADLAKFKQRIVSVIEAQNIKIYQPPIEEDDEAAAQHARSLMNAMPFAVIGSEKDVKTGDGRIVKGRQYSWGVAEVENEDHCDFKKLRSILIRTHMLDLIHTTEELHYEAYRAQQMETRKFGEARPRKLDNPKFKEEEEALRKRFTEQVKIEEQRFRQWEQKLISERDRLNKDLEQTHAQIKQLEQELEQMQGSAVRSHGRR; this is encoded by the exons ATGGCTTCTGCAGCTGCCGAGAACGCTTCACCGATTGGTATTGCCAATCTGCCCAACCAGCGACACAAGATTGTCGCGAAGCGTGGCGCCGGCTTCACTATTATG GTTGCTGGCGAGTCTGGTTTGGGCAAGACTaccttcatcaacactctcttctctaccaCCATCAAGAACTACGCCGATCACAAGCGACGCCACCAGAAGCAGGTCGACAAGACCGTCGAGATTGAGATTACCAaggccgagcttgaggagaagTTCTTCAAGG TCCGATTGACCGTTATCGATACCCCCGGATTCGGCGACTATGTCAACAACCGCGACTCTTGGATGCCCATCATCGAGTTCCTCGACGACCAGCACGAGTCTTACATGctccaggagcagcagcCCCGCCGTCAGGACAAGATTGATCTCCGTGTCCATGCCTGCTTGTACTTTATCCGCCCTACCGGCCACACCCTCAAGCCTCTCGATATTGAGGTCATGAAGCGCCTCTGTTCGCGCGTTAACTTGATCCCTGTTATCGCCAAGGCTGATACTCTCAGCCCTGCCGACCTGGCCAAGTTCAAGCAGCGA ATTGTCTCTGTCATCGaggcccagaacatcaagatcTACCAGCCCCCgatcgaggaggacgacgaggcCGCTGCCCAGCACGCTCGCAGCCTTATGAACGCCATGCCTTTCGCCGTTATCGGTTCCgagaaggatgtcaagactggTGATGGCCGCATCGTTAAGGGTCGCCAATACTCTTGGGGTGTCGCCGAGGTTGAGAACGAGGACCACTGcgacttcaagaagctccGCTCTATTCTGATCCGAACACACATGCTCGACCTTATCCACACCACCGAGGAGCTGCATTACGAGGCTTACCGCGCCCAGCAGATGGAGACCCGCAAGTTTGGCGAGGCCCGTCCCCGCAAGCTCGACAaccccaagttcaaggaggaggaggaggctctCCGAAAGCGATTCACCGAGCAggtcaagatcgaggagcAGCGCTTCCGACAATGGGAGCAGAAGCTCATTTCCGAGCGCGACCGCCTCAACAAGGATCTCGAACAAACTCACGCTCAGATCAAGCAGCTCGAGCAGGAGCTGGAGCAGATGCAGGGCAGCGCTGTCCGCAGTCACGGCCGCCGCTAA